A genomic window from Streptomyces sp. NBC_01429 includes:
- a CDS encoding aldo/keto reductase, with protein sequence MERRTIGAAALEVGAIGLGCMPMHWAYTGSQQRGDRSLRAVHAALDAGTSLLDTADMYGPFTNELLLGRVVGKRRADVFVSTKCGLLVGDQHIVANGRPSYVRRACDASLRRLQTDVIDLYQLHRADPEIPVEETWGAMAELVSAGKVRALGLCAVGARASRRRSGAHLHDATIRQLERIQQVFPVSTVEAELSVWSPEALERLLPWCEARGIGFLAAMPLGNGFLTGTLTPGQGFEPDDLRARHPRFTAEIMASNQPLVVGLRRIAERYGATPAQVALAWVLTRGRHVVPLPGTKREEWAVENARAADLELTARDLAEIASLPPVRESWDY encoded by the coding sequence TTGGAGCGCAGGACAATCGGTGCGGCGGCGCTCGAAGTGGGGGCGATCGGACTCGGCTGCATGCCCATGCACTGGGCGTACACCGGCTCGCAGCAGCGCGGCGACCGGTCGCTCCGTGCGGTGCACGCGGCGCTCGACGCCGGTACGAGCCTGCTGGACACGGCCGACATGTACGGCCCCTTCACCAATGAGCTGCTGCTGGGGCGGGTGGTCGGCAAGCGGCGGGCGGACGTCTTCGTCTCGACCAAGTGCGGACTGCTCGTCGGTGACCAGCACATCGTGGCCAACGGCAGGCCCTCGTATGTGCGGCGCGCGTGCGACGCCTCGCTGCGCCGGTTGCAGACCGATGTGATCGACCTCTACCAACTGCACCGCGCCGACCCCGAGATACCGGTCGAGGAGACCTGGGGCGCGATGGCGGAGCTGGTGAGCGCCGGGAAGGTACGGGCGCTGGGGCTGTGCGCCGTGGGGGCGCGCGCTTCCCGCCGGCGGTCGGGGGCGCATCTGCACGACGCGACGATCCGCCAGTTGGAGCGGATCCAGCAGGTGTTTCCGGTGAGCACGGTGGAGGCGGAGCTGTCGGTCTGGTCGCCGGAGGCGCTGGAGCGGCTGCTGCCGTGGTGCGAGGCGCGCGGGATCGGGTTCCTCGCGGCGATGCCGCTGGGCAACGGTTTCCTGACCGGCACGCTCACCCCGGGGCAGGGGTTCGAACCGGACGATCTGCGGGCGCGCCATCCCCGGTTCACGGCCGAGATCATGGCCTCGAACCAGCCGCTGGTGGTCGGGTTGCGGCGGATAGCGGAACGTTACGGCGCGACGCCGGCGCAGGTGGCGCTGGCGTGGGTACTGACCAGGGGGCGCCATGTGGTGCCGCTGCCGGGGACGAAGCGGGAGGAGTGGGCGGTGGAGAACGCGCGGGCGGCGGATCTGGAGCTGACGGCGCGGGATCTGGCCGAGATAGCCTCGCTGCCGCCGGTACGGGAGTCGTGGGACTACTGA
- a CDS encoding 2-hydroxyacid dehydrogenase, which translates to MTSDVWLPLPADEIEGLPEGLDYRFWDGEDSFPADPARCALYVVPYMRGPEISTRPLAGMTSLRLVQTLSAGVDNVTPGLDVLAPGVRLCNAKGVHEASTAELALTLTLASLRGVPGFVRSQDRREWNSGFHQALADKSVLIVGYGSIGAAVEDRLAPFECARVIRVARSARTTERGAVHAFTELPALLPEADVVILSTPLTEGTKGLAGAAFLAGMKDGALLVNVARGAVVDTKALLAELESGRIQAALDVTDPEPLPADHPLWHAPGVLISPHVGGPTSAFLPRAKRLLVEQLTRFAAGDEPLNVVLTTGA; encoded by the coding sequence ATGACTTCAGACGTATGGCTCCCGCTTCCGGCAGACGAGATCGAAGGGCTTCCCGAGGGCCTGGACTACCGCTTCTGGGACGGCGAGGACTCCTTCCCCGCCGACCCGGCGCGCTGCGCCCTGTACGTCGTGCCGTACATGCGCGGTCCGGAGATCTCCACCAGGCCGCTGGCCGGCATGACGTCCCTGCGCCTCGTACAGACCCTCTCCGCGGGCGTCGACAACGTGACCCCCGGACTGGACGTGCTGGCGCCCGGGGTGCGGCTGTGCAACGCCAAGGGCGTCCACGAGGCCAGCACGGCCGAGCTGGCCCTCACCCTGACCCTCGCCTCCCTGCGCGGGGTGCCCGGTTTCGTCAGGTCCCAGGACCGGCGGGAGTGGAACTCCGGCTTCCACCAGGCGCTCGCCGACAAGTCCGTACTGATCGTCGGGTACGGCTCGATCGGCGCCGCCGTCGAGGACCGGCTCGCGCCCTTCGAGTGCGCGCGGGTGATACGCGTCGCGCGCTCCGCCCGCACCACGGAGCGCGGCGCGGTCCACGCGTTCACCGAACTGCCCGCGCTGCTGCCCGAGGCGGACGTGGTGATCCTCTCGACGCCGCTCACCGAGGGGACCAAGGGGCTGGCCGGAGCCGCTTTCCTGGCCGGGATGAAGGACGGCGCGCTGCTCGTGAACGTCGCACGGGGCGCGGTCGTCGACACCAAGGCGCTCCTCGCGGAGCTGGAGAGCGGCAGGATCCAGGCCGCTCTCGATGTCACCGACCCCGAGCCCCTGCCCGCGGACCATCCGCTCTGGCATGCTCCGGGTGTCCTGATCAGTCCCCACGTCGGCGGACCCACCTCCGCCTTCCTGCCGCGCGCCAAGCGTCTGCTCGTCGAGCAG
- a CDS encoding helix-turn-helix transcriptional regulator produces MLGTVETRSVSPVFVGRTDELTVLTEALARATAGEPQALLIGGEAGVGKTRLVEELHERACREKAVVAIGGCVEIGADGLPFAPFSTALRSLRRRLPDELIAAADGQEDELARILPELGRSDRGALDEDGTARLFELTARLLERLATDRTVVLVLEDLHWADASTRHLLAYLFRALRRGRIVVLGTYRADDIHRRHPLRPLLAELDRLRSVRRVELPRFNRAEVRSQLTGILDGEPDPGVLDRIFERSDGNAFFVEELACSLGTGRGTGLSDSLRDLLLVRVEALPEDAQRVARIVAEGGTTVEYPLLLAVARLAEDDLIEALRAAVGANILLPTPDGDGYRFRHSLVREAVSDDLLPGERSRLNRRFAEVLEADPRLVRADERTTRLASHWYHAHDPAKALPVVLRASVEARERYAHAEQLRLLERAMELWDSAPAEVRGTLRPPDDLDAYPACGSRPDNSPLSFLDLMAEATDAARVGGEHERALAISKKALRILDGEEGGRDPLRAAWFWIQRSRLNQQLSRGDGWSELGTAQELVRGLRPSAVHAEVLAAVAAWGALHRPGPESLAAADRAVEYARLVGAEHTELHARLTRGWLTADAGGPGEGIAEMYAVRDRAVELDAVGIVGRASINLPSTLETQGRSEEAVAVAEQGVTFSHQRGLADTEVWVRHNLAHSLFSLGRWSEADAVLDAAADLAQSQKARGLVADRRAELALVRGDFDEAGRQVALARAFFGTHDFQPQHHIPPTRLAMSLAARRGALAEARAEFERTTGHGFPPGTQQHALPLLCAAASMEADARGLPDADAGRTAVLAAVRTHGKRLPTLVPVWRAYGLLLEAELARAEGGAAPEGWARAVAAFEETARPYELALVRLRLAAALLDSHAERSEAARPLLLAHATATALGARPLAEEIALLAGRARISLSTAPGAARHPDPGGAGPAADPRPAAAGEAQPDPVRALGLTPRERDVLRLVAAGHSNRRIAEELYISPKTASVHVSNILAKLGVSGRTEAAALAHRLRLFQP; encoded by the coding sequence ATGCTCGGCACCGTGGAGACCAGGTCAGTCAGCCCGGTGTTCGTCGGCAGGACCGACGAACTGACCGTGCTCACCGAAGCGCTCGCCCGCGCCACCGCGGGCGAGCCGCAGGCGTTGCTCATCGGCGGCGAGGCGGGGGTCGGCAAGACCCGGCTCGTCGAGGAGCTGCACGAGAGGGCGTGCCGGGAGAAGGCCGTCGTGGCGATCGGCGGCTGTGTCGAGATCGGCGCGGACGGACTGCCGTTCGCGCCCTTCTCCACCGCGCTGCGCTCCCTGCGCCGCCGGCTGCCCGACGAGCTGATCGCGGCGGCCGACGGCCAGGAGGACGAGCTGGCCCGCATCCTGCCCGAGCTGGGCCGCTCCGACCGGGGCGCGCTCGACGAAGACGGCACCGCGCGCCTCTTCGAGCTGACCGCGCGGCTGCTGGAGCGGCTCGCGACGGACCGTACGGTGGTGCTCGTCCTGGAGGATCTGCACTGGGCGGACGCCTCCACCCGCCACCTCCTCGCCTATCTCTTCCGCGCCCTGCGCCGCGGCCGGATCGTCGTGCTCGGCACCTACCGCGCCGACGACATCCACCGCCGCCACCCGCTGCGCCCGCTCCTCGCCGAGCTGGACCGGCTGAGATCCGTCCGGCGCGTCGAGCTGCCCCGCTTCAACCGCGCCGAGGTACGCAGCCAGCTCACCGGGATCCTCGACGGCGAGCCCGACCCCGGCGTGCTCGACCGCATCTTCGAACGCTCCGACGGCAACGCGTTCTTCGTGGAGGAGCTGGCCTGCTCCCTCGGGACCGGCCGCGGCACCGGGCTGAGCGACTCGCTGCGCGATCTGCTGCTCGTCAGGGTCGAGGCGCTGCCCGAGGACGCCCAGCGGGTCGCCAGGATCGTCGCCGAGGGCGGCACCACCGTCGAGTACCCGCTGCTGCTGGCCGTCGCCCGGCTCGCTGAGGACGATCTCATCGAGGCGCTGCGCGCCGCCGTCGGCGCCAACATCCTGCTGCCCACCCCGGACGGCGACGGCTACCGCTTCCGGCACTCCCTGGTGCGCGAGGCGGTCAGCGACGACCTGCTGCCCGGCGAGCGGTCCCGGCTCAACCGCCGCTTCGCCGAAGTACTGGAGGCCGACCCCCGGCTCGTACGGGCCGACGAGCGCACCACCCGTCTCGCCAGCCACTGGTACCACGCGCACGACCCGGCGAAGGCCCTTCCCGTCGTGCTGCGCGCCTCCGTGGAGGCCAGGGAGCGCTACGCCCACGCCGAGCAACTGAGGCTGCTCGAACGGGCCATGGAGCTGTGGGACAGCGCGCCCGCCGAGGTGCGCGGCACCCTGCGCCCGCCGGACGACCTGGACGCGTACCCGGCCTGCGGAAGCCGGCCCGACAACTCCCCGCTGAGCTTTCTGGACCTGATGGCGGAGGCGACGGACGCCGCCCGCGTCGGCGGCGAGCACGAACGGGCCCTGGCGATCTCGAAGAAGGCCCTGCGGATCCTCGACGGCGAGGAGGGCGGCCGCGATCCGCTGCGCGCCGCGTGGTTCTGGATCCAGCGCTCCCGGCTGAACCAGCAGCTGTCCCGGGGCGACGGCTGGTCCGAACTGGGCACCGCCCAGGAGCTGGTGCGCGGCCTGCGGCCGTCCGCCGTCCACGCGGAGGTCCTCGCGGCGGTCGCCGCCTGGGGCGCCCTGCACCGGCCGGGGCCCGAGAGCCTGGCCGCCGCCGACCGCGCCGTGGAGTACGCGCGGCTCGTCGGAGCCGAACACACCGAGCTGCACGCCCGCCTCACCCGGGGCTGGCTCACCGCCGACGCCGGCGGTCCCGGCGAGGGCATCGCCGAGATGTACGCGGTCCGCGACCGGGCCGTCGAGCTGGACGCCGTCGGGATCGTGGGGCGCGCCAGCATCAATCTGCCCTCCACGCTGGAGACCCAGGGGCGGTCCGAGGAGGCGGTGGCCGTCGCCGAGCAGGGCGTGACCTTCAGCCATCAGCGCGGACTCGCCGACACGGAGGTATGGGTCCGCCACAATCTGGCCCACTCCCTCTTCTCCCTCGGCCGCTGGTCCGAGGCGGACGCCGTCCTCGACGCGGCGGCGGATCTCGCCCAGTCCCAGAAGGCGCGCGGACTCGTCGCCGACCGCCGCGCCGAACTCGCGCTGGTACGGGGCGACTTCGACGAGGCGGGGCGGCAGGTGGCGCTGGCCCGCGCATTCTTCGGCACCCACGACTTCCAGCCGCAGCACCACATACCGCCGACCCGGCTCGCCATGTCCCTGGCCGCGCGCCGGGGCGCGCTGGCCGAGGCCAGGGCCGAATTCGAGCGGACTACCGGCCACGGCTTCCCGCCCGGCACCCAGCAGCACGCGCTGCCCCTGCTCTGCGCGGCGGCGTCGATGGAGGCGGACGCCCGGGGGCTGCCGGACGCGGACGCGGGCCGGACGGCGGTCCTCGCGGCCGTACGGACCCACGGGAAGCGGCTGCCGACCCTGGTGCCCGTCTGGCGGGCGTACGGACTGCTGCTGGAGGCGGAGCTGGCCCGCGCGGAAGGCGGAGCGGCACCGGAGGGGTGGGCGCGCGCCGTCGCGGCCTTCGAGGAGACCGCGCGCCCCTACGAGCTGGCCCTCGTCCGGCTGCGGCTGGCGGCGGCCCTGCTCGACTCCCACGCGGAGCGCTCCGAGGCCGCGCGGCCGCTGCTCCTCGCCCACGCCACCGCCACCGCGCTCGGCGCGCGCCCCCTCGCCGAGGAGATCGCACTGCTCGCGGGCCGGGCGCGCATCAGCCTCTCGACGGCCCCCGGCGCCGCCCGGCACCCGGATCCGGGCGGCGCCGGACCAGCCGCGGACCCGCGGCCGGCGGCCGCCGGAGAAGCGCAGCCCGACCCGGTCCGCGCCCTGGGGCTGACGCCGCGCGAGCGGGACGTCCTGCGGCTGGTCGCCGCGGGCCACAGCAACCGCCGTATCGCCGAGGAGCTGTACATCTCGCCCAAGACCGCCAGCGTCCACGTGTCGAACATCCTGGCGAAGCTCGGGGTCTCGGGGCGTACGGAGGCGGCGGCCCTCGCCCATCGGCTGCGCCTCTTCCAGCCCTGA
- a CDS encoding DUF6191 domain-containing protein has product MFEEIFAPGRKHTHDEQKRLELSRVDVDPNDPGRGPIDLTSGKVTIRVPEESVAEESVAEESGAEHPDAGHSGAEESGAGTEAGAEPESGGGAGRKTSRG; this is encoded by the coding sequence ATGTTCGAGGAGATCTTCGCACCGGGCCGCAAACACACCCATGACGAGCAGAAGCGGCTGGAGCTGAGCCGGGTCGACGTGGACCCCAACGATCCGGGCCGGGGCCCGATAGACCTGACCTCGGGGAAGGTCACGATAAGAGTCCCGGAGGAATCCGTGGCCGAGGAGTCCGTGGCCGAGGAGTCCGGCGCTGAGCATCCCGACGCCGGGCATTCCGGTGCCGAGGAATCCGGGGCCGGGACCGAGGCGGGAGCAGAGCCGGAGTCCGGCGGCGGGGCCGGGCGAAAGACGTCCCGGGGCTGA
- a CDS encoding PQQ-dependent sugar dehydrogenase — protein MHRSAVTAVCAAAALLVATGCSSDRAPDLGRSPASSPAATPSEDGRPSPSAAPAKGSVKVVSTLAQGLKTPWGLAELPDGDLLVSSRDDGTITRVGVRDGKRGRKITIGSVPGVAPAGEGGLLGIALSPTYASDHLVYAYFTTASDNRVARMLYDEKKPAGQQLGAPDTVLRGIPKGTIHNGGRIAFGPDKMLYAGTGEAGDPALAQDKESLGGKILRMTPDGQPVHGNPEADSVVYSLGHRDVQGLAWDAEGRLWASEFGQDKWDELNLIEPGKNYGWPDVEGRGGTSAGFVDPVEEWAPRDASPSGLAFAEGSLWMAALRGERLWRVPLAGRESAAAPQAFLKGKYGRLRTVLAASGGTVWLTTSDTDGRGDPKPGDDRILQLEVG, from the coding sequence GTGCACCGTTCAGCAGTGACGGCCGTGTGTGCCGCGGCGGCGCTTCTCGTGGCCACCGGATGCTCGTCCGACCGCGCCCCGGATCTCGGCCGGAGCCCGGCGTCGAGTCCGGCCGCCACACCGTCCGAGGACGGGCGGCCGAGTCCGTCGGCCGCGCCGGCGAAGGGCTCGGTGAAGGTGGTGTCCACTCTGGCCCAGGGCCTGAAGACGCCCTGGGGGCTGGCCGAACTGCCCGACGGCGATCTCCTGGTCTCCTCGCGCGACGACGGGACGATCACCCGCGTCGGGGTACGGGACGGCAAGCGCGGGAGGAAGATCACGATCGGCTCGGTGCCCGGGGTCGCGCCCGCCGGCGAGGGCGGCCTGCTGGGGATCGCGCTCTCCCCCACGTACGCCTCGGACCACCTGGTGTACGCGTACTTCACCACCGCTTCGGACAACCGCGTCGCCCGCATGCTGTACGACGAGAAGAAGCCGGCCGGGCAGCAGTTGGGCGCCCCCGACACGGTGCTGCGCGGCATTCCGAAGGGGACCATCCACAACGGCGGCCGGATCGCCTTCGGCCCGGACAAGATGCTGTACGCGGGGACGGGTGAGGCGGGTGATCCGGCACTCGCCCAGGACAAGGAGTCGCTGGGCGGGAAGATCCTGCGGATGACTCCGGACGGACAGCCCGTGCACGGCAACCCGGAGGCGGACTCGGTGGTCTATTCCCTGGGCCACCGCGATGTGCAGGGTCTGGCCTGGGACGCCGAGGGGCGGCTGTGGGCCTCGGAATTCGGTCAGGACAAGTGGGACGAGCTGAATCTGATCGAGCCGGGGAAGAACTACGGCTGGCCGGATGTGGAGGGCAGGGGCGGCACGTCCGCCGGGTTCGTGGACCCGGTGGAGGAGTGGGCGCCCAGGGACGCTTCGCCGAGCGGGCTGGCGTTCGCGGAGGGCTCCTTGTGGATGGCGGCGCTGCGCGGCGAGCGGCTCTGGCGCGTTCCGCTGGCGGGCCGGGAATCCGCGGCGGCTCCGCAGGCGTTCCTGAAGGGGAAGTACGGGCGCCTGCGTACGGTGCTCGCCGCGAGCGGCGGCACCGTGTGGCTGACGACCAGTGATACGGACGGCCGGGGCGACCCGAAGCCGGGGGACGACAGGATCCTCCAGCTGGAGGTCGGGTAG